From a region of the Agrobacterium tumefaciens genome:
- a CDS encoding helix-turn-helix transcriptional regulator, whose product MQKREIRRGRPTGSTSFEAEPAKAFGMAVKALRTERGTAQEALGNMAGIERAHMGRIERGEHMPTLALILRIADALECSAALLIEETEKYLKLVRAGVMANEEQADRV is encoded by the coding sequence ATGCAAAAGCGTGAAATAAGGCGAGGCCGGCCTACAGGCAGTACAAGTTTTGAGGCGGAGCCGGCCAAGGCGTTTGGCATGGCGGTAAAGGCGTTGAGGACGGAGCGCGGAACGGCCCAGGAGGCACTGGGAAACATGGCCGGAATCGAACGGGCGCACATGGGCAGAATCGAGCGGGGTGAGCACATGCCCACCCTGGCGCTGATCCTGCGCATTGCAGATGCGCTGGAATGCAGCGCGGCTCTGCTTATCGAAGAGACAGAGAAGTACCTGAAGCTTGTTCGCGCAGGCGTCATGGCGAATGAAGAACAGGCCGATCGCGTTTGA